A genomic region of Phragmites australis chromosome 2, lpPhrAust1.1, whole genome shotgun sequence contains the following coding sequences:
- the LOC133909343 gene encoding protein root UVB sensitive 6-like: MAPAVGMKRSATQTITLPPSDARLAVRDVMRSTIPSSTPAAEAPVVSERAAAPAQAVEGFLCLEEVDGRRWSYVVDGGGAGKARGRGGAAVPAGPSVRAVPMQSPLPPAEEIMAFIRSYVVPEGFPDSVTPSYVPYMTWRALKHFFGGAMGVFTTRTLLSSVGVSQSKVTPGAIAINWILKDGAGRVGKMLFARQGKKFDNDLKQLRFSSDLLLEIGAGIELTTAAFPQFFLPMACVANVVKNVAAVTSTSTRTPIYKAYARGENIGDVTAKGESVGNIADLLGTGLSIFISKRNPSLVTSFAFLSCGYLLSSYQEVRSVVLNTLNRARFTVAVDSFIKTGSIPSLKEGNSQETIFNPPWRHEPVAVGSRFGEAFQEPASFVAIRPLFEDERYIVTYNPTKDKVYALLKDQAKSDDILKAAFHAHVLLHFINASHARKQKQANSNRSDTCGNLYSRNMDFLAHIDESCKIVSSSYGIFKKKAREQGWIMSESLLNPGKARLCGTRPQ; encoded by the exons ATGGCGCCGGCGGTGGGGATGAAGCGGTCGGCCACGCAGACCATAACGCTGCCGCCGTCCGACGCGCGGCTCGCGGTGCGCGATGTCATGCGGTCCACGATCCCGTCATCCACGCCCGCGGCCGAGGCGCCGGTGGTCTCGGAGAGGGCTGCGGCGCCGGCCCAGGCGGTGGAGGGGTTCCTGTGCCTGGAGGAGGTGGACGGGAGGCGGTGGAGCTACGTGGTggacggcggcggagctgggAAGGCGAGGGGCAGGGGCGGGGCCGCCGTCCCCGCGGGGCCCTCCGTTAGGGCCGTACCGATGCAgtcgccgctgccgcccgcCGAG GAAATAATGGCATTCATAAGATCATATGTTGTGCCTGAAGGGTTTCCAGACAGTGTTACTCCTTCATACGTCCCATACATGACCTGGAGGGCTCTGAAG CATTTCTTTGGTGGAGCAATGGGGGTGTTTACGACAAGAACCTTGCTTAGCTCTGTTGGAGTCTCTCAAAGCAAGGTAACACCAGGTGCCATTGCTATCAACTGGATCCTCAAG GATGGTGCTGGGCGTGTCGGAAAAATGCTTTTTGCCCGTCAAGGAAAGAAGTTTGACAACGACCTAAAGCAG CTGCGGTTTTCTAGTGATCTCTTGCTGGAGATAGGAGCTGGGATAGAATTAACTACTGCAGCATTCCCTCAATTTTTCTTGCCTATGGCTTGCGTAGCAAATGTTGTAAAG AATGTCGCCGCTGTTACATCAACTTCAACTCGCACTCCAATTTATAAGGCCTATGCAAGAGGAGAAAATATTGGAGATGTCACTGCTAAAGGCGAATCTGTCGGGAACATCGCAGATCTG CTGGGCACTGGTCTCAGCATCTTTATCTCAAAAAGGAATCCATCACTAGTGACTTCATTTGCCTTCTTGTCCTGTGGATACCTCCTGAGTtcataccaagag GTGAGATCTGTTGTGCTGAATACCCTAAACAGGGCAAGGTTTACGGTCGCAGTGGATTCCTTCATTAAAACTG GTTCCATCCCCTCCCTGAAGGAAGGAAACTCACAGGAGACGATATTTAACCCACCTTGGCGGCATGAGCCAGTTGCAGTAG GTTCACGATTTGGAGAAGCATTTCAAGAGCCTGCTTCATTTGTTGCCATAAGGCCTCTGTTTGAG GACGAGAGATACATAGTAACATATAACCCAACAAAGGATAAGGTATATGCTTTGCTCAAGGACCAAGCAAAATCAGATGACATTCTCAAAGCTGCTTTCCAT GCTCATGTGCTATTGCATTTTATAAATGCATCGCATGCACGGAAGCAGAAACAGGCGAACTCCAACCGATCAGATACCTGTGGAAACTTGTACTCAAGAAACATGGATTTCCTGGCGCACATTGATGAATCTTGCAAAATCGTTTCTTCATCATATGGAATTTTCAAGAAGAAAGCAAGAGAACAG GGTTGGATAATGTCCGAATCACTGCTCAAcccaggaaaggctcgattatGTGGGACAAGACCGCAATGA
- the LOC133909344 gene encoding 2-C-methyl-D-erythritol 4-phosphate cytidylyltransferase, chloroplastic, with amino-acid sequence MDLRLCLRLHSRLPPATPPPFPALAVLQASRRLRTGGSCGVPLRRHTRHFSNPAIRAAKAEGAKGLAVKERSVSVILLSGGQGKRMGASMPKQYLPLLGLPIALHSFKTFCQLKEVKEVVVVCDPDYTDVFEGSIENLQIPLKFARPGKERQDSVFNGLQEIDGDSELVCVHDSARPLVSSEDVKKVLEDAAVHGAAVLGVPVKATIKEANSDSFVVKTLDRKTLWEMQTPQVMKPNLLKDGFELVNRDDLEVTDDVSIVEYLKHPVYITEGSYTNIKVTTPDDMLLAERLMNEKQSC; translated from the exons ATGGACCTCCGCCTCTGCCTCCGTCTCCACTCGCGCCTCCCTCCTGCCACGCCGCCGCCTTTCCCGGCGCTCGCGGTCCTCCAAGCGTCCCGCCGCCTTCGGACTG GCGGGAGCTGCGGGGTCCCTCTTCGGCGGCACACGAGGCATTTTTCGAATCCGGCAATCCGTGCTGCCAAAGCTGAAGGCGCGAAG GGTTTGGCTGTTAAGGAGAGGAGCGTCTCGGTGATCCTCTTATCTGGAGGACAGGGAAAAAGAATGGGG GCAAGTATGCCGAAGCAGTATCTACCACTACTGGGACTACCAATTGCACTGCACAG TTTCAAGACATTTTGTCAACTAAAGGAAGTTAAAGAAGTTGTGGTGGTGTGTGATCCAGACTACACTGATGTATTTGAAG GTTCTATTGAGAACTTGCAAATACCTCTTAAATTTGCACGCCCGGGAAAAGAGAGACAGGACTCTGTTTTTAACGGACTTCAG gAAATTGATGGAGATTCAGAACTTGTTTGTGTCCATGATTCTGCAAGGCCCTTAGTTTCTTCTGAAGATGTCAAAAAG GTCTTAGAAGATGCTGCAGTGCATGGGGCAGCTGTCCTTGGTGTGCCTGTGAAAGCTACTATAAAGGAG GCCAACAGTGATTCTTTTGTCGTAAAAACTCTTGACCGCAAAACTCTATGGGAAATGCAAACTCCACAG GTTATGAAGCCCAATTTACTCAAAGATGGTTTTGAGCTTGTTAATCG GGATGACCTTGAAGTCACTGATGATGTATCCATTGTAGAGTACCTGAAGCATCCAGTCTATATCACGGAAGGCTCTTACACAAACATTAAG GTGACCACTCCTGATGACATGCTCCTGGCTGAGCGCCTGATGAATGAAAAACAGAGCTGCTAG
- the LOC133909346 gene encoding uncharacterized protein LOC133909346: MARAVLRISRYLPRPSSSPRLPLRLVPQPLLPRHAPSPLRFPSFPLFSSVSTTSSHGRSDGGGGRKGEEEVEGGGYEDYLGMSDDELMEQCDMGTFKASGPGGQHRNKRESAVRLRHLPTGIVAQAVEDRSQHKNRASALARLRTLIALKVRRPINLEDYTPPVELLQILPLKSTIRGKDVGSQIGPNNSKFSPGMQALLDLLFAVEGSVSEAAKILGLSTGALSRLILSDDSLRTAANELRASKGLKPLR, translated from the exons ATGGCTCGAGCCGTCCTCCGAATAAGCCGCTACCTGCCTCGCCCTTCCTCCTCCCCGCGCCTCCCGCTGCGTCTCGTGCCGCAGCCGCTGCTTCCCCGCCACGCGCCCTCCCCGCTCCGCTTCCCCTCCTTCCCCCTCTTTTCTTCCGTATCCACTACTAGTTCACATGGCCGCAGCGACGGCGGGGGCGGCCGCAAGGGggaagaggaggtggagggcgGCGGCTACGAGGACTACCTGGGGATGAGCGACGACGAGCTGATGGAGCAGTGCGACATGGGCACGTTCAAGGCGTCCGGCCCCGGCGGCCAGCACCGGAACAAGCGCGAGTCCGCCGTCCGGCTCCGCCATCTCCCCACGGGCATCGTCGCGCAG GCTGTGGAGGATCGGTCACAACATAAGAATCGGGCATCTGCTTTGGCTCGGCTTCGGACCCTGATTGCTCTCAAAG TTAGGAGGCCTATAAACCTTGAGGACTACACTCCACCAGTTGAGCTTCTTCAGATATTGCCCCTAAAGTCAACCATTCGAGGAAAAGATGTTGGCTCCCAAATTGGTCCAAAcaactcaaaattttctcca GGAATGCAAGCTTTATTAGATCTTCTATTTGCCGTTGAAGGTTCTGTGTCAGAGGCAGCAAAAATTTTAGG CCTAAGTACCGGTGCTTTGTCAAGATTGATTCTATCAGATGATTCTCTGCGAACGGCTGCAAATGAACTACGAGCTTCCAAG GGACTGAAGCCTCTAAGATGA
- the LOC133909345 gene encoding PHD finger protein ALFIN-LIKE 6-like isoform X2 — protein sequence MEGGSGAAYAARTAEEVFRDYRGRRAGMIKALTTDVDKFFKLCDPEKENLCLYGYPNETWEVTLPAEEVPPEIPEPALGINFARDGMNEKDWLALVAVHSDSWLLSVSFYFGARFGFDKDARRRLFSMINNMPTIFEVVTGNAKKQTKEKTPNSSSKSNKPSSKLSRAESRSKAKVSTPKDEEESGDDDRDEEEERDNTLCGTCGTNNGKDEFWICCDNCEKWYHGKCVKITPARAEHIKQYKCPDCSNKRARA from the exons ATGGAAGGCGGCTCAGGGGCGGCGTACGCAGCGCGCACCGCGGAGGAGGTCTTCCGCGACtaccgcggccgccgcgccggcaTGATCAAGGCTCTCACCACCG ATGTGGACAAGTTCTTCAAGCTCTGCGACCCCG AAAAGGAGAACTTGTGCCTTTATGGATATCCGAATGAGACATGGGAAGTGACCTTGCCAGCTGAGGAAGTACCCCCAGAGATCCCTGAACCAGCATTAGGAATCAACTTTGCCAGGGATGGCATGAATGAGAAGGATTGGTTAGCACTAGTTGCAGTTCACAGTGATTCCTGGTTACTGTCCGTTTCGTTCTACTTTGGAGCCCGGTTTGGGTTTGACAAAGATGCTAG GAGGCGACTCTTTAGCATGATAAACAACATGCCTACGATATTTGAGGTAGTGACAGGAAACGCCAAGAAACAGACGAAGGAGAAGACACCCAACAGTAGCAGCAAGAGCAACAAGCCTAGTTCAAAATTG TCAAGAGCTGAGTCTCGTTCAAAGGCTAAGGTTTCAACCCCCAAAGATGAAGAAGAGAGCGGTGATGACGACagggatgaggaggaagagcgTGACAACACCCTGTGTGGAACTTGTGGAACCAACAATGGCAAGGACGAATTCTGGATCTGTTGTGACAACTGCGAAAAGTGGTACCATGGAAAGTGCGTCAAGATTACGCCCGCTCGAGCTGAGCATATCAAGCAGTACAAGTGCCCAGACTGCAGCAACAAGAGGGCCAGGGCGTGA
- the LOC133909345 gene encoding PHD finger protein ALFIN-LIKE 6-like isoform X1 encodes MEGGSGAAYAARTAEEVFRDYRGRRAGMIKALTTDVDKFFKLCDPEKENLCLYGYPNETWEVTLPAEEVPPEIPEPALGINFARDGMNEKDWLALVAVHSDSWLLSVSFYFGARFGFDKDARRRLFSMINNMPTIFEVVTGNAKKQTKEKTPNSSSKSNKPSSKLQSRAESRSKAKVSTPKDEEESGDDDRDEEEERDNTLCGTCGTNNGKDEFWICCDNCEKWYHGKCVKITPARAEHIKQYKCPDCSNKRARA; translated from the exons ATGGAAGGCGGCTCAGGGGCGGCGTACGCAGCGCGCACCGCGGAGGAGGTCTTCCGCGACtaccgcggccgccgcgccggcaTGATCAAGGCTCTCACCACCG ATGTGGACAAGTTCTTCAAGCTCTGCGACCCCG AAAAGGAGAACTTGTGCCTTTATGGATATCCGAATGAGACATGGGAAGTGACCTTGCCAGCTGAGGAAGTACCCCCAGAGATCCCTGAACCAGCATTAGGAATCAACTTTGCCAGGGATGGCATGAATGAGAAGGATTGGTTAGCACTAGTTGCAGTTCACAGTGATTCCTGGTTACTGTCCGTTTCGTTCTACTTTGGAGCCCGGTTTGGGTTTGACAAAGATGCTAG GAGGCGACTCTTTAGCATGATAAACAACATGCCTACGATATTTGAGGTAGTGACAGGAAACGCCAAGAAACAGACGAAGGAGAAGACACCCAACAGTAGCAGCAAGAGCAACAAGCCTAGTTCAAAATTG CAGTCAAGAGCTGAGTCTCGTTCAAAGGCTAAGGTTTCAACCCCCAAAGATGAAGAAGAGAGCGGTGATGACGACagggatgaggaggaagagcgTGACAACACCCTGTGTGGAACTTGTGGAACCAACAATGGCAAGGACGAATTCTGGATCTGTTGTGACAACTGCGAAAAGTGGTACCATGGAAAGTGCGTCAAGATTACGCCCGCTCGAGCTGAGCATATCAAGCAGTACAAGTGCCCAGACTGCAGCAACAAGAGGGCCAGGGCGTGA